Proteins encoded within one genomic window of Cellulomonas xiejunii:
- the lysX gene encoding bifunctional lysylphosphatidylglycerol synthetase/lysine--tRNA ligase LysX, protein MSSRTVPTRPDAPAGNVGARRRGAPAGTVVAGPWADTVAKVAARVVQAFTAWQVVALLLLPFAPGVVRTVGDVLSVLNLPSHPGFFSLVLLATIASGLVRHQRVALWFLVLVWQAPVAVVGVVTALAWVVDPAGRADLGVTAGDVVAWAVALVAVPVLVSARAAFPARVRPGAWWRSLLVVAGFLAAGALLSFVLLRLVGRGLPPVGDQLRWALAQAFGAYGSVLNPGTVGRVPAWVGVVGGFVAAVGLVLALALFGRSRQPVGTDAADDRLQVRRLLLEHPSDDSLGYFATRDDRSTIFSADRRAAVSFRVVSSVCLAAGDPLGDPDAWPDAVARWLATARRYGWVPAVTSTTEVGARVYRAVGLHPIVMGDEAVIVTRSFDLMRPAMRGVRRAVERGRHAGYEVRVRRQAEVPPDELAAVVAEADRWRRGEERGYSMALDRFGSPVDPREVVVTAHDADGRLRGVLSFVPWGRRGLSLDVMRRSPDAVTGVTELMVSGLVDASRDIGVDRISMNFAMFRETFQLGERVGATPVQRLNRRVLLLASRFWQLEQLYRSNEKYLPEWQPRVLCYESAGHLTRVVLALGQAEGFVPPLRRLSGAEREPVHQADDPAFVAAAVAQEQELLAVKVAPRRLTQQQRVRHAKLDVLRAAGMDPYPVAVPRTHTVGAARGVPLDGPEVSVVGRVVRLRDLGGVVFAVLREGTDEVQALLTASDTAGLDLWRRTVDLGDHVGVTGHLTRSRSGELSVAVSSWRMAAKALTPPPDKRRGLADAEARVRLRHMDLALHDAAAAALRARSTAVWSIRSSLVARGFLEVETPILQRVHGGANARPFTTHINAYDLDLYLRIAPELFLKRLMVGGVGKVFELGRNFRNEGVDATHNPEFTSMEAYEAYGDYTTMRELTRELIVAAAVAVHGEPVAHRPGGEVVRLDGPWPVVTVHEAVSRAVGREVTPDLPLGELQALCGSLGVAWEPTEAHGALVSELYDRLVEGQTVAPTFYTDFPVETSPLTRAHRADPRLAERWDLVAFGAELGTAYSELVDPVEQRRRLTEQSVLAAAGDPEAMEVDEDFLDALEFGMPPTGGVGIGVDRVVMTLVGGTIRDTLAFPFLRPQGRA, encoded by the coding sequence GTGAGCAGTCGCACGGTGCCGACCAGGCCCGACGCGCCGGCGGGCAACGTCGGTGCCCGCCGTCGCGGTGCGCCTGCGGGCACCGTGGTCGCGGGGCCCTGGGCCGACACGGTCGCCAAGGTCGCCGCCCGGGTCGTGCAGGCGTTCACCGCCTGGCAGGTCGTGGCCCTGCTCCTCCTGCCGTTCGCGCCCGGCGTGGTGCGCACGGTCGGGGACGTGCTGTCCGTGCTCAACCTGCCTTCCCACCCCGGTTTCTTCTCGCTGGTGCTGCTCGCGACGATCGCGTCGGGCCTCGTGCGGCACCAGCGGGTGGCGCTGTGGTTCCTCGTGCTCGTGTGGCAGGCGCCCGTGGCCGTCGTGGGAGTGGTGACGGCGCTCGCCTGGGTGGTCGACCCCGCGGGGCGCGCCGACCTCGGGGTGACGGCGGGCGACGTCGTCGCGTGGGCGGTGGCGCTGGTCGCCGTCCCCGTCCTCGTCAGCGCACGGGCCGCGTTCCCGGCGCGGGTGCGGCCGGGCGCCTGGTGGCGGTCCCTCCTGGTCGTCGCGGGGTTCCTCGCCGCCGGCGCGCTGCTGTCGTTCGTGCTGCTGCGGCTGGTCGGTCGCGGGCTGCCGCCGGTGGGGGACCAGCTGCGCTGGGCGCTCGCGCAGGCGTTCGGCGCGTACGGCTCGGTGCTGAACCCCGGCACGGTGGGGCGCGTGCCCGCATGGGTCGGCGTCGTCGGCGGGTTCGTCGCCGCGGTCGGCCTGGTGCTGGCGCTCGCGCTGTTCGGGCGCTCGCGGCAGCCGGTGGGGACCGACGCCGCCGACGACCGGCTGCAGGTCCGGCGGCTGCTGCTGGAGCACCCGTCCGACGACTCCCTGGGGTACTTCGCGACCCGGGACGACCGGTCGACCATCTTCTCGGCCGACCGGCGGGCCGCCGTGTCGTTCCGCGTCGTGTCGAGCGTCTGCCTCGCCGCCGGGGACCCGCTCGGCGACCCCGACGCGTGGCCGGACGCCGTCGCCCGGTGGCTGGCGACGGCGCGCCGCTACGGCTGGGTGCCCGCCGTGACGTCGACGACCGAGGTCGGTGCGCGGGTCTACCGGGCGGTCGGGCTGCACCCGATCGTGATGGGCGACGAGGCCGTGATCGTCACCCGCTCGTTCGACCTGATGCGGCCCGCCATGCGCGGCGTGCGCCGTGCGGTCGAGCGGGGGCGTCACGCCGGGTACGAGGTCCGGGTCCGGCGGCAGGCGGAGGTGCCGCCCGACGAGCTGGCGGCGGTCGTCGCGGAGGCGGACCGCTGGCGGCGCGGCGAGGAGCGCGGGTACTCGATGGCGCTCGACCGGTTCGGCTCACCGGTGGACCCCCGCGAGGTCGTCGTCACCGCGCACGACGCGGACGGCCGGCTGCGCGGGGTGCTGTCCTTCGTCCCGTGGGGGCGCCGCGGCCTGTCGCTGGACGTCATGCGGCGCTCGCCTGACGCGGTCACGGGCGTCACCGAGCTCATGGTCAGCGGGCTGGTCGACGCGTCGCGGGACATCGGGGTCGATCGGATCTCCATGAACTTCGCGATGTTCCGCGAGACGTTCCAGCTCGGCGAGCGCGTCGGTGCCACCCCGGTGCAGCGCCTCAACCGGCGCGTGCTGCTGCTCGCGTCGCGCTTCTGGCAGCTCGAGCAGCTGTACCGCTCCAACGAGAAGTACCTGCCGGAGTGGCAGCCGCGGGTGCTCTGCTACGAGAGCGCGGGGCACCTCACGCGCGTGGTGCTCGCGCTCGGGCAGGCGGAGGGCTTCGTGCCCCCGCTGCGTCGGCTCAGCGGTGCCGAGCGCGAGCCGGTGCACCAGGCCGACGACCCCGCGTTCGTCGCCGCCGCCGTCGCGCAGGAGCAGGAGCTGCTCGCGGTCAAGGTCGCCCCGCGCCGGTTGACCCAGCAGCAGCGCGTCCGCCATGCCAAGCTCGACGTCCTGCGCGCGGCAGGGATGGACCCGTACCCCGTCGCGGTGCCGCGCACGCACACGGTCGGCGCGGCACGCGGCGTCCCGCTCGACGGTCCCGAGGTGTCGGTCGTCGGACGCGTCGTGCGGCTGCGCGACCTCGGCGGGGTCGTGTTCGCGGTGCTCCGGGAGGGGACCGACGAGGTGCAGGCCCTGCTCACGGCGTCCGACACGGCCGGGCTCGACCTGTGGCGCCGCACGGTCGACCTGGGGGACCACGTCGGCGTGACCGGCCACCTCACGCGCAGCCGCAGCGGTGAGCTCAGCGTCGCCGTGTCCTCGTGGCGCATGGCGGCCAAGGCGCTCACGCCGCCGCCGGACAAGCGGCGCGGCCTGGCCGACGCGGAGGCCCGCGTGCGGCTGCGGCACATGGACCTCGCGCTGCACGACGCCGCGGCGGCCGCGTTACGCGCCCGGTCGACCGCGGTGTGGTCGATCCGCAGCTCGCTGGTCGCCCGCGGCTTCCTCGAGGTCGAGACGCCGATCCTGCAGCGCGTCCACGGCGGCGCCAACGCGCGTCCGTTCACCACCCACATCAACGCGTACGACCTGGACCTGTACCTGCGGATCGCGCCCGAGCTGTTCCTCAAGCGCCTCATGGTCGGTGGCGTGGGCAAGGTCTTCGAGCTCGGCCGCAACTTCCGCAACGAGGGCGTCGACGCGACGCACAACCCCGAGTTCACGTCGATGGAGGCGTACGAGGCGTACGGCGACTACACGACGATGCGCGAGCTCACGCGGGAGCTGATCGTCGCGGCGGCCGTCGCGGTGCACGGCGAGCCGGTGGCGCACCGGCCGGGCGGTGAGGTCGTGCGGCTCGACGGGCCGTGGCCCGTCGTCACCGTGCACGAGGCCGTGTCGCGGGCCGTCGGCCGGGAGGTCACCCCGGACCTGCCGCTGGGCGAGCTGCAGGCGCTGTGCGGGAGCCTCGGTGTGGCGTGGGAGCCGACGGAGGCGCACGGCGCGCTGGTGTCCGAGCTGTACGACCGGCTCGTCGAGGGGCAGACCGTCGCGCCGACCTTCTACACCGACTTCCCCGTGGAGACCTCGCCGCTCACGCGCGCGCACCGCGCCGACCCGCGCCTCGCCGAGCGCTGGGACCTCGTGGCCTTCGGCGCCGAGCTCGGCACGGCGTACTCCGAGCTGGTCGACCCGGTCGAGCAGCGCCGGCGGCTCACCGAGCAGTCGGTCCTCGCCGCGGCCGGCGACCCCGAGGCCATGGAGGTCGACGAGGACTTCCTCGACGCGCTGGAGTTCGGCATGCCGCCCACGGGGGGAGTGGGCATCGGGGTCGACCGCGTCGTCATGACGCTCGTGGGCGGCACCATCCGGGACACGCTCGCGTTCCCGTTCCTGCGGCCGCAGGGGCGCGCGTGA
- a CDS encoding MerR family transcriptional regulator — translation MTGYAPGEVAQRTGLSVDTLRYYEREGLVGPIARSAGGQRRYDDDDVAWIGLVTCLRDAGLGIAELRRFTELLRTEAGAADRVAFLRARRAELQEQAQRILAAVAVLDGKIAHYAQES, via the coding sequence ATGACGGGGTACGCACCGGGTGAGGTCGCGCAGCGCACGGGCCTGTCCGTCGACACGCTGCGGTACTACGAGCGCGAGGGCCTGGTCGGCCCGATCGCCCGGTCGGCCGGCGGGCAGCGCCGGTACGACGACGACGACGTCGCGTGGATCGGCCTCGTCACCTGCCTGCGCGACGCGGGGCTGGGGATCGCGGAGCTGCGCCGGTTCACCGAGCTGCTGCGCACCGAGGCCGGCGCGGCGGACCGCGTCGCGTTCCTGCGGGCGCGCCGCGCGGAGCTCCAGGAGCAGGCGCAGCGGATCCTCGCCGCCGTTGCCGTGCTCGACGGCAAGATCGCGCACTACGCGCAGGAGTCGTAG
- a CDS encoding aldo/keto reductase codes for MDITQRAPSPVLGTMYFGTRADEALSTDLLDAFVDLGGRWIDTANCYSFWEDPSGVGGQSESLLGRWFAARPGVRERVRLATKVRHQPLVPHEWPSSSEGLSADAIARGFAASLDRLGLDAVDLLWAHAEDRDVPLAETVEAFGALVTAGQVGRLGASNHAAWRVEQARAIARERGAEPWSAVQLRYSYVRPRPGVTLPEGGHVHAERDQLDHARTEGLDVWAYSPLLTGAYVRDDRPLSEGYDHPGTHRRLAVLAEVADGLGATRNQVVLAWLLAQGISPILGVSSLDQLTEAMAARDLALPDEVRACLDAAV; via the coding sequence ATGGACATCACGCAGCGGGCGCCCTCGCCCGTCCTCGGGACCATGTACTTCGGCACCCGCGCCGACGAGGCGCTCTCGACCGACCTCCTCGACGCGTTCGTCGACCTCGGCGGCCGGTGGATCGACACGGCCAACTGCTACTCGTTCTGGGAGGACCCCTCGGGTGTCGGCGGGCAGAGCGAGAGCCTGCTCGGCCGGTGGTTCGCGGCGCGCCCGGGAGTCCGCGAGCGAGTGCGGCTCGCGACGAAGGTCCGCCACCAGCCGCTCGTCCCGCACGAGTGGCCCTCGTCCTCCGAGGGCCTGTCCGCCGACGCGATCGCCCGCGGGTTCGCGGCGTCCCTCGACCGGCTGGGCCTGGACGCGGTGGACCTGCTGTGGGCGCACGCGGAGGACCGCGATGTCCCTCTCGCCGAGACGGTCGAGGCGTTCGGCGCGCTCGTCACCGCGGGGCAGGTCGGCCGGCTGGGCGCGTCGAACCACGCGGCGTGGCGCGTCGAGCAGGCCCGTGCGATCGCCCGCGAGCGCGGCGCCGAGCCGTGGTCGGCGGTGCAGCTGCGCTACTCGTACGTCCGGCCGCGGCCGGGTGTGACCCTCCCGGAGGGCGGGCACGTGCACGCCGAGCGCGACCAGCTCGACCACGCACGCACGGAAGGGCTCGACGTGTGGGCCTACTCGCCGCTGCTCACGGGGGCGTACGTGCGCGACGACCGCCCGCTGTCGGAGGGCTACGACCACCCCGGGACGCACCGGCGGCTCGCGGTCCTCGCCGAGGTCGCCGACGGGCTCGGCGCGACGCGCAACCAGGTGGTGCTCGCCTGGCTGCTGGCGCAGGGGATCAGCCCGATCCTGGGCGTGAGCTCGCTCGACCAGCTGACCGAGGCCATGGCGGCGCGCGACCTCGCCCTGCCCGACGAGGTCCGGGCGTGCCTGGACGCCGCGGTCTGA
- a CDS encoding zinc-dependent alcohol dehydrogenase family protein: MRGVIMYGPGDVRVEDREDPTIVEATDAVIRITATCICGSDLWPYRGADRVERAKMGHEYVGVVEEVGSAVRTVKPGDFVVGSFVISDGTCEICRAGFPSSCVNRVFVDGAIGTQAQRARIPFADGTLVATPGQPDPDLVPHLLAASDVLGTGWFAAVAAQAGPGRTVAVVGDGAVGLMGVLAAKQLGAERVIAMSRHADRQELARHFGATDVVEERGDAGVARIKEMTNGLGAHSVIEAVGSQESMTQAIGAARPGGNVGFVGVSHDVQLPGQLLFFSQVQVLGGPAPVRRFLPDLIQLIWDRKIDPGRVFDLTLPLEQAAEGYRAMDERRATKVLLTP; encoded by the coding sequence ATGCGCGGCGTGATCATGTACGGCCCCGGTGACGTCCGCGTCGAGGACCGCGAGGACCCCACGATCGTCGAGGCGACCGACGCCGTCATCCGGATCACCGCGACGTGCATCTGCGGGTCCGACCTGTGGCCGTACCGCGGGGCGGACCGGGTCGAGCGCGCGAAGATGGGGCACGAGTACGTCGGCGTCGTCGAGGAGGTCGGCTCCGCGGTCAGGACCGTGAAGCCCGGCGACTTCGTCGTCGGGTCGTTCGTCATCTCCGACGGCACGTGCGAGATCTGCCGCGCCGGTTTCCCGTCGAGCTGCGTGAACCGCGTCTTCGTCGACGGCGCCATCGGCACCCAGGCGCAGAGGGCGCGCATCCCGTTCGCGGACGGCACGCTCGTCGCGACACCGGGACAGCCCGACCCCGACCTCGTGCCGCACCTGCTCGCGGCCTCCGACGTCCTGGGCACCGGCTGGTTCGCCGCCGTCGCCGCGCAGGCCGGCCCCGGCAGGACGGTCGCGGTCGTCGGTGACGGCGCGGTCGGGCTCATGGGCGTGCTCGCCGCCAAGCAGCTCGGCGCCGAGCGGGTCATCGCCATGTCACGGCATGCCGACCGCCAGGAGCTCGCCCGTCACTTCGGCGCCACCGACGTCGTCGAGGAGCGTGGTGACGCGGGCGTCGCGCGCATCAAGGAGATGACCAACGGGCTCGGCGCCCACTCGGTCATCGAGGCCGTCGGCAGCCAGGAGTCGATGACGCAGGCCATCGGTGCGGCCCGGCCCGGCGGCAACGTCGGGTTCGTCGGCGTCAGCCACGACGTCCAGCTGCCCGGCCAGCTGCTGTTCTTCTCCCAGGTGCAGGTCCTCGGCGGCCCGGCGCCCGTGCGCCGCTTCCTGCCCGACCTCATCCAGCTCATCTGGGACCGCAAGATCGACCCGGGCCGGGTCTTCGACCTCACGCTGCCGCTCGAGCAGGCCGCCGAGGGGTACCGGGCCATGGACGAGCGGCGCGCCACCAAGGTGCTCCTGACCCCCTGA
- a CDS encoding cellulase family glycosylhydrolase: MHPLRKALTATAAALVAVVGSVAATAPASAAAGCRVDYTVASQWPGGFNAAVQVTNLGDPLTSWDLRFSFGAGQTVNQLWNGTVTQTGAAVSVRNAAYNGTVPTDGTASFGFNGTFTGSNPAPTAFTLNGVACTGAPVVPTSTPSTSPTVTPTQSPRPTTTPTATPTPAPSTGTVTADPARLVAEMGQGWNLGNQLEASIDGVPSETAWGNPVITGALLDRVKASGFDTVRIPVSYLGKIGAAPDYTVDSAWLTRIQQVVDLAYDRGLYVVINMHGDGYKSVSGAWLICDASGQEEIRAKYQKVWQQVATTFKDYGGRLVLESMNENFDGQYGTPTEPCYSNINAYNQVFVDTVRRTGGTNASRWLLVPGWNTNIDYTTGGYGFTIPTDQYRSSAIPSADKRIMISVHYYDPWDFTGTESGATTQWGPAVTDPSRSATWGDHVHMENQLKKVYDAFVTKGYPVFIGEYGAIDKTSADPTNNRYRADYARTMVTLAKKYGAATAYWDNGYNGVYGFGLFDRQSATVTQQGIITAITGS, translated from the coding sequence GTGCACCCACTTCGCAAGGCGCTGACCGCAACCGCGGCGGCACTCGTCGCCGTCGTCGGCTCGGTCGCGGCCACCGCCCCGGCGAGCGCCGCCGCCGGCTGCCGCGTCGACTACACCGTGGCCAGCCAGTGGCCGGGCGGCTTCAACGCCGCCGTGCAGGTGACCAACCTGGGCGACCCGCTCACCTCGTGGGACCTGCGCTTCTCGTTCGGCGCGGGGCAGACCGTCAACCAGCTGTGGAACGGCACCGTCACCCAGACCGGGGCCGCCGTGTCCGTGCGCAACGCCGCGTACAACGGCACCGTGCCGACCGACGGCACCGCGTCGTTCGGCTTCAACGGCACGTTCACCGGCAGCAACCCCGCGCCGACGGCGTTCACGCTCAACGGCGTCGCGTGCACCGGCGCGCCGGTGGTGCCGACGAGCACCCCGTCGACGTCGCCGACCGTCACGCCGACCCAGTCGCCCCGACCGACGACGACCCCGACGGCCACCCCCACACCCGCCCCGTCCACCGGCACGGTCACCGCCGACCCCGCGCGCCTCGTCGCCGAGATGGGCCAGGGCTGGAACCTCGGCAACCAGCTCGAGGCCAGCATCGACGGGGTGCCCAGCGAGACCGCGTGGGGCAACCCGGTCATCACCGGCGCCCTGCTCGACCGCGTCAAGGCCTCCGGCTTCGACACGGTCCGGATCCCCGTCTCCTACCTCGGCAAGATCGGCGCGGCCCCGGACTACACCGTCGACAGCGCCTGGCTCACCCGGATCCAGCAGGTCGTCGACCTCGCGTACGACCGCGGGCTGTACGTGGTGATCAACATGCACGGTGACGGCTACAAGAGCGTCAGCGGTGCGTGGCTGATCTGCGACGCGTCGGGCCAGGAGGAGATCCGCGCCAAGTACCAGAAGGTCTGGCAGCAGGTCGCGACGACGTTCAAGGACTACGGCGGCCGGCTGGTCCTGGAGTCGATGAACGAGAACTTCGACGGGCAGTACGGCACCCCGACGGAGCCCTGCTACTCGAACATCAACGCGTACAACCAGGTCTTCGTCGACACGGTGCGCCGCACCGGCGGCACCAACGCCTCGCGGTGGCTGCTCGTCCCGGGCTGGAACACGAACATCGACTACACGACCGGCGGCTACGGCTTCACGATCCCGACCGACCAGTACCGGTCGTCGGCGATCCCCAGCGCCGACAAGCGGATCATGATCTCCGTCCACTACTACGACCCGTGGGACTTCACCGGCACGGAGAGCGGGGCGACCACCCAGTGGGGCCCGGCCGTGACCGACCCGTCGCGGAGCGCGACGTGGGGCGACCACGTCCACATGGAGAACCAGCTGAAGAAGGTGTACGACGCGTTCGTGACCAAGGGCTACCCGGTGTTCATCGGTGAGTACGGGGCGATCGACAAGACGTCCGCCGACCCGACCAACAACCGGTACCGCGCCGACTACGCCCGCACCATGGTGACCCTCGCCAAGAAGTACGGCGCCGCCACCGCCTACTGGGACAACGGCTACAACGGCGTCTACGGGTTCGGGCTGTTCGACCGGCAGTCCGCGACGGTGACGCAGCAGGGCATCATCACCGCGATCACGGGGTCCTGA
- a CDS encoding nucleoside hydrolase, with protein MATVPPVPALPAGPLWRLGEHPWLADAPPAPASARLILDNDFAGDPDDLFQLVHHLLSPSVEIPLIVSSRLRHDHGGRSETSAADGVRVVEDMFARMGLTSTDVLVTGSEETLTDLRTPQPSAATERIVAEAMRDDPRPLFYVAGGGLTDLASAYLAHPEIAGRFVVVWIGGFEHEPVPWLEAPRSVDEEYNLSIDVRAAQVVFDAPGLDLWQIPRSTYGTCVLSDAESRTRVRAAGPLGRHLDEELRAEMRRHAHPSRPPSEAYVLGDSCLVALTALRTYWTQDASSCRFVTRPKPGLTDDGGYVERPGPPEMRVWTHVDVRLVLEDLFAKLRLFEAWRAGA; from the coding sequence ATGGCGACCGTCCCACCCGTCCCCGCTCTCCCTGCCGGCCCGCTGTGGCGCCTGGGTGAGCACCCGTGGCTCGCGGACGCCCCGCCCGCGCCCGCCTCCGCGCGGCTGATCCTCGACAACGACTTCGCCGGTGACCCGGACGACCTGTTCCAGCTGGTCCACCACCTGCTGTCGCCGTCGGTGGAGATCCCGCTGATCGTGTCGTCGCGTCTGCGTCACGACCACGGCGGCCGGTCGGAGACCAGCGCGGCCGACGGCGTCCGGGTGGTCGAGGACATGTTCGCGCGCATGGGCCTGACGTCGACCGACGTCCTGGTCACCGGCTCGGAGGAGACCCTGACGGACCTGCGCACGCCGCAGCCGTCGGCTGCCACGGAGCGGATCGTCGCCGAGGCGATGCGCGACGACCCGCGCCCGCTGTTCTACGTCGCGGGCGGCGGGCTGACCGACCTGGCGTCGGCGTACCTGGCGCACCCCGAGATCGCGGGCCGGTTCGTGGTCGTGTGGATCGGCGGGTTCGAGCACGAGCCCGTGCCGTGGCTCGAAGCGCCGCGGTCGGTCGACGAGGAGTACAACCTGTCGATCGACGTGCGCGCCGCGCAGGTGGTGTTCGACGCGCCCGGGCTGGACCTCTGGCAGATCCCCCGCAGCACGTACGGGACGTGCGTGCTGTCGGACGCGGAGTCGCGCACGCGCGTTCGGGCGGCCGGTCCGCTGGGCCGCCACCTCGACGAGGAGCTCCGCGCGGAGATGCGGCGGCACGCGCACCCGTCGCGCCCGCCCAGCGAGGCGTACGTGCTGGGCGACTCCTGCCTGGTGGCGCTCACCGCGCTGCGGACCTACTGGACTCAGGACGCGTCGTCGTGCCGGTTCGTCACGCGCCCCAAGCCGGGGCTGACGGACGACGGCGGGTACGTCGAGCGTCCCGGCCCCCCGGAGATGCGGGTGTGGACCCATGTCGACGTGCGGCTCGTCCTCGAGGACCTGTTCGCGAAGCTGCGTCTGTTCGAGGCCTGGCGCGCAGGCGCGTAG
- a CDS encoding GNAT family N-acetyltransferase, which yields MGDVAVDGYRIAPLDADSWDVFAALAERHNGVWGGCWCTYFHLYPDPVEERRALGHREFKRQLVLAGRTHAALVMDGDRALAWAQYGTVDEVPNIHHRKEWERGLQQRPDFRITCLFVDRDHRRHGMASVAVRGALGLIAAAGGGLVEAYPHDLPPGRRTSSSFLYNATRTMYEQLGFVYQRPKGKGNCVMTLTVPAAEV from the coding sequence ATGGGGGACGTGGCCGTCGACGGCTACCGGATCGCACCGCTCGACGCGGACAGCTGGGACGTGTTCGCCGCCCTGGCGGAGCGCCACAACGGTGTCTGGGGCGGGTGCTGGTGCACGTACTTCCACCTGTACCCCGACCCGGTGGAGGAACGGCGGGCGCTGGGGCACCGTGAGTTCAAGCGGCAGCTCGTCCTCGCCGGGCGGACGCACGCGGCGCTCGTCATGGACGGTGACCGGGCGCTGGCGTGGGCGCAGTACGGCACGGTCGACGAGGTCCCGAACATCCACCACCGCAAGGAGTGGGAGCGAGGGCTGCAGCAGCGCCCCGACTTCCGGATCACGTGCCTGTTCGTCGACCGCGACCACCGGCGCCACGGCATGGCGTCCGTGGCGGTGCGCGGCGCGCTGGGGCTGATCGCGGCGGCCGGCGGCGGGCTCGTCGAGGCGTACCCGCACGACCTCCCGCCGGGCAGGCGGACGTCCTCGTCGTTCCTCTACAACGCGACGCGGACGATGTACGAGCAGCTGGGGTTCGTCTACCAGCGGCCGAAGGGCAAGGGGAACTGCGTGATGACGCTAACGGTGCCCGCCGCGGAGGTGTGA
- a CDS encoding histidine phosphatase family protein, translating into MRSSLQTVYLARHGQTEGNVQGRWQGQLDSPLTALGRAQARTVAELVAEEPVDAVFCSPQGRAAATAQVCGERLGLPVVALDELAELHHGAMAGMSPDEMEQAFPGELARRRQDKYRWRFPGGESYEDAVPRAARALARVEASGARHPLLVSHEMIGRLLQHHLRRVDVATALAGGHPQGVVYRVDVGTGEMTTLREA; encoded by the coding sequence ATGCGCTCCTCCCTGCAGACCGTGTACCTGGCCCGGCACGGGCAGACGGAGGGGAACGTGCAGGGCCGCTGGCAGGGGCAGCTCGACTCGCCGCTGACCGCGCTGGGCCGCGCGCAGGCGCGGACGGTGGCCGAGCTCGTCGCCGAGGAGCCCGTGGACGCCGTCTTCTGCAGCCCGCAGGGCCGGGCGGCGGCCACCGCGCAGGTGTGCGGCGAGCGCCTGGGCCTGCCCGTCGTCGCGCTGGACGAGCTCGCGGAGCTGCACCACGGCGCGATGGCCGGCATGTCCCCCGACGAGATGGAGCAGGCGTTCCCCGGTGAGCTCGCGCGGCGCCGCCAGGACAAGTACCGGTGGCGGTTCCCCGGCGGGGAGAGCTACGAGGACGCCGTCCCGCGTGCCGCGCGGGCGCTGGCACGCGTCGAGGCGTCCGGCGCACGGCATCCCCTGCTGGTGTCGCACGAGATGATCGGCCGGCTGCTGCAGCACCACCTGCGACGCGTCGACGTCGCGACCGCGCTGGCCGGCGGCCACCCGCAGGGCGTCGTGTACCGGGTGGACGTCGGCACCGGGGAGATGACGACGCTCCGCGAGGCCTGA
- a CDS encoding HAD family hydrolase: protein MTGPTHPRFRAVLLDWRGTLVVAPTFPWLATTALTHLGRDASPDAVEHVLRRLRSADSSRADSSQVDTDAAQHRAAHLAWFAAAGVDDELAEALYAAESDASLNPFAADVGDLLRALAAAGVRVGVVSDIHVDLRPVFAARPVGDGRTWADLVDVWALSYELGVAKPDPAIFRYALESLRLDPHEVLMVGDRGPWDGAAAELGITTLLLPPLVHPGQARLHRVLDLVLPDRPRD, encoded by the coding sequence GTGACCGGCCCGACGCATCCCCGGTTCCGCGCGGTGCTCCTCGACTGGCGCGGCACGCTCGTCGTCGCGCCGACGTTCCCGTGGCTCGCGACGACCGCCCTGACCCACCTGGGCCGCGACGCGTCCCCGGACGCGGTCGAGCACGTGCTCCGGCGCCTGCGCTCGGCGGACTCCTCGCGTGCCGACTCCTCGCAGGTCGACACCGACGCGGCCCAGCACCGGGCCGCGCACCTGGCGTGGTTCGCGGCGGCGGGTGTCGACGACGAGCTCGCGGAGGCCCTGTACGCGGCCGAGTCCGACGCGAGCCTCAACCCCTTCGCCGCCGACGTCGGCGACCTGCTGCGGGCCCTGGCGGCGGCGGGCGTGCGGGTGGGCGTCGTCAGCGACATCCACGTCGACCTGCGCCCCGTGTTCGCGGCGCGGCCCGTGGGCGACGGCCGCACGTGGGCCGACCTGGTCGACGTGTGGGCCCTGTCGTACGAGCTCGGGGTCGCCAAGCCCGACCCGGCGATCTTCCGGTATGCGCTCGAGAGCCTGCGTCTGGACCCGCACGAGGTGCTCATGGTGGGCGACCGCGGCCCGTGGGACGGCGCCGCCGCGGAGCTGGGGATCACCACGCTGCTGCTGCCGCCGCTGGTCCACCCCGGGCAGGCGCGGCTTCACCGGGTGCTCGACCTGGTCCTGCCCGACCGGCCGCGCGACTGA